DNA sequence from the Kazachstania africana CBS 2517 chromosome 4, complete genome genome:
TAATCCAACATGTAAGGATGGCCATTCCCAAGCAGATGAGCCCAGAGTATCAAACTTTTCGGAATCTGGGATCAACGCATTGTTCGTAGCCATCATCgctaaattcaaatgaatgaaatccttcaaaaaatttgtttttggATATTCGAAATCATCAGGTCTTGGTGGTAACAAGGAATTTTCGTGCGTCTCAATATTCCACCATGTTCTCTTGTCTCTCTTGAATGGGTTTTTCAAGCATGCAACTTCAGATTGTCTGAAACCCCATTCAGGTAAGTGGTTCCCGGTTTGGGCAAGGTAACAACCTAATTGAACACTCTTGATTCTGAAGGAGGAAGTCAATGGATGAAGCCTGGTCTTATTTTCGGAACCTCTTTGGTCAACAATTTCGATTAACCAATCGTCGTGGGCGTCACCAATATTTGCATCACCGTAAGCAGAGACTTCCCATTCGGATTTCGTAACAGGAGCTTGAACTGGATGGGTATGTAGATTTCTACCCGTGTTTTTATGGACAAGTCTATAGATACCATCAGCTTCAATGTACTCTATGTTGGTAtcattttcctcttttctGTAACCCTTTTCAGTCAAGGCTCTTGGTAAATCAAAGAACCAATCATTATTAGAGTCGCTGTAACCGTAACAAGTAACTTGTTGTTGCTTGGAGCCTTCAGGGAAAGTTTGGACGTGTGAATGTAGAAGAGAGCCACCAAGAGCTTGGTTTTTTATAGAGAGTATTGAAGAGCGTAGAGCAATATCTCTTGGGCCCTGGCCAACTTCAGTGCCGATTAATCTAGCTTGGAACAATGAAGGCATGTTTGAATCACCAGTACCGGAATGTGACAGTAGgatgaaatgaattttgaaacataGAAGAAAGACGAGGAATGGGAATACTATCAAGCAAACAATTCTTGCCAACCAATGGTTGATATAAGTCTTCCAGGACATTTTTTTGTCTCCTAAAAAGCTCCATAGATCAATGACGGTGTAAATTCCCACAAGAGTAATAACGAAAAGACCAACCATCTTGACAGAAATTGCACAGCCTAAACTAATACCTGTGATGGCCAACCATTTCCACCATCTTAGAGAAAATGGATGTGACCTTTGATTATGGAATTTGACAAATGCAAAAAAGGATAAAACAGTGAAAAATAGTAGCATAGAATCCAATAAGATAAATCTTCCTAAAGTTGtgaatgaattttcaaaaagaacTAAAGAGGTGAATAACCAAACAACAGGTAAACTGAAGCCGATTTCTTTTGCCGTAAAGTAGGCAATAGGAACACATAAGGCTGAGAAACTAGCATTAAATATTCTCATCTTGACATAATCAATGTAGTCTGGATAAGGTTCTCCAGATGGGAAATCCCAAGATCCGTTATAGCCTGCCAAGTAACCAGAGAGCCCCACAAGCATTTTACCCAAAGGAGGATGGACATCGTGATAAAATTCATGTCTTAAATAGTAAGAACCGAATTTACCGAAATGTGCTTCATCCCAGACAACGTGGTCGTTGATACCAATTTTATACATTCTAACGAACAAGGCTAACGCTGTAAAGATGATTGGCATTACAATTGATTCGAATCTCAGTAAGCCATTTTTATCGCTTTTAGTTAATTTGGTATaatcttcctcttcttcctctggAATTTCATCAGAGGAATTCAAAGTGTCATTGATCTTCTCAGATTTTCTTGACTTCAATTTTGCAGCAGGAGTTGCTTCATATCCCGTTGAAGACATGTTGAGAACTTTAAAATAAGGGAACTTACCTTTATGAtgtaaaattatttaaatagTTTCTTACTTCAAAGTTTGGCGATGAAGAACAACAGTTATACGGGCTGGTTGATTAGTTTGTTCCCCAATTGTGAATTATTCGTGTCAGAATAAAATACCAGGTTCTGTTGATAGATTGGTGTTTTCAATGGATTTTTCTTAAATGTATAGCGTGTCTAATTAATCCGTTTCAATCTTTTGACGTGTTATTTTTCTGCGATTTTTCACTTTCCTACAGGTGGTGATATTTGTTACCCGAACGGGCAATGCAGACCTTGTGGACAGACCACGATCATACTTTGTAAGGTAGGAGATCAACTAAGTATGCCGAAAGTAGACCTGTACAGTCAAATAGAGGCACACAGTATTATTTGTCACACTATTGTGCACCATACTGCGTACGCTGACTTATTGAAGGAAGCGATGAGCCTGTTGAAAGCGTAAGACGGCAATCGATGTCGAGAAAGAAGCTGGTTATGAGGACATTACATGTAAAGAGTGTATGGAAAGCGTTCAGTTAATATTTGAGTAGTCATTAAGAGTACAACatccatttttctttttcattagtaTGGTATAACCAAGGCGACGTACGTCTGACAGCCTTTCCTCGAACGACGAGCAGCAATACACGCGACAGTAACAGAATATGAGCACATTTATAATAGACTATCATTAATAAACTTGGATGGAACGTGTTAAAGGAGCCCTTCTTTCACGAATCGACCCTACCATCTTTTTAGCCGCCGAACTTCGGCTCTTCAAATAACATAAATCTCTCAACTGCACGGTCTGCCCTCAAAGGACTGTGCTCCCCCTAGATTTCAGACCTTACGCAGCACTCTTTATCGCTCATTCTGGCAGCAATTCTTGTAATACCACACCGTTTCTTAAAGCAACCCTAACAGAAGTACTCTCTTCTTACAACTTAGGCTCTTTTCCAGAAAGCAAAAAACTGACGGCGACACCGAAACTTTTAAAGCgagaaaatatttcaaatttttaagaGCTTCTCTCTTTCCCTTTCTTTGCACAAATTGCAAGTCAAGCAAACGCATCATACAAGACATCTAGAAGAGTGTCCTCTTTATTTGTAATGTATGTCGATATATCACAAGTTTGAAATGGAATGTTCTTTTATTCAGATATAGAAGTAAAAAGGTTTTTTCTCCCATAGTCTTTTTATGATACTACCCATTCCTAGATTAATAATCAAGAAGTCTATACATATTTCCCGTACGAAATATCTGCTGCTCACAACTTCGTAACAGCAGATATGTATGTTAAACTTAACGTATTCTATGTGAATACGGGAAAGGTACTTCTTAACATCCTAATCAGATcacatattttcttcactcTTGTTAcgtaaaatttttcacctGTGAATTTCATATTCCATCGCATCGatgaatatcaaaaaaattttcagtacTATATAAATGAATGTCACTTTGCGAGAAGTGTAGTCGAAACTATTACATAAGAGACCATCCTCATTCGCAATCATGAACATGCAATCCATGTGGGAAGACAGCAAAATTGCTGAACATCCACCATTTCCTAACGTATCTGAGTctaaaatcaaagaaaatgttcTTCCACAATTAAATCAATGGGCATTAGTCAATGGTTTAGTCATGCAACCAACTGGATCAAAATCTAACGATTCAAGAGTCGCTCCTGTCACTTTATATCCAACCCCAATTCCTCGTACTCTTTATAATGAAGCTAAAGACTTACAAAAGCACTATAACAAACTATATGCTTCCATCGCAAGAAATGACGGAAACTGGTTaagtaatgaaatttccaAGATTAATGACGCTAATTtcacaaaaaaattatatgaaaTGTATAAGAGAGTTGAATCCAAGCAAGCCATCAAATTGGGTGTGTTTAGATCCGACTATCTTGTCACCAAGGACagtaaagaaattaaacaAGTCGAATTTAATACTATATCCGTATCTTTTGGCGGTTTGAGTACTAAAGCCGGAGAAATGcataatttcttgaatcaaGTTGGTTCTTACATGGATGACAGTGACTCATTTTATGATGTAAGAGAACTTCCAAACTCTGAATCTTCAGTATTCTTAACCAGAGGTATTGCAAATGCTCTTGCTGTGTACCAACCTGATCCAGCAAACAGtaagaaaaaggaaaacaCTTTAGTTGCATTCATTGTGGAACCAAACGAAGTCAATATTTTCgatcaaaaattaattgaattcaatcTTTTAAGATTATATGGTATTCAATGTATCAGGCTAACTTTCGATGAAGTGGCTACAAAGCttgaatattcaaaagatggTAACAAGAGATTAATCTTAAAGGGTAGTGGTAAGGAAATAGGTTTAGTCTATTACAGAACTGGTTACACTGAAACTGACTACCACAATGAGTCACACTGGAAAGCTAGAGAGTTCCTTGAAGCAAGTTATGCAATCAAGGCACCTGATTTGAGCATCCAATTATCTGGCGCCAAGAAAGTTCAACAACTATTAACTGATGATAAGATCCTTTCCAAATTTGTTGATGACGCATCAAT
Encoded proteins:
- the KAFR0D01190 gene encoding uncharacterized protein (similar to Saccharomyces cerevisiae PMT2 (YAL023C) and PMT3 (YOR321W); ancestral locus Anc_7.76) → MSSTGYEATPAAKLKSRKSEKINDTLNSSDEIPEEEEEDYTKLTKSDKNGLLRFESIVMPIIFTALALFVRMYKIGINDHVVWDEAHFGKFGSYYLRHEFYHDVHPPLGKMLVGLSGYLAGYNGSWDFPSGEPYPDYIDYVKMRIFNASFSALCVPIAYFTAKEIGFSLPVVWLFTSLVLFENSFTTLGRFILLDSMLLFFTVLSFFAFVKFHNQRSHPFSLRWWKWLAITGISLGCAISVKMVGLFVITLVGIYTVIDLWSFLGDKKMSWKTYINHWLARIVCLIVFPFLVFLLCFKIHFILLSHSGTGDSNMPSLFQARLIGTEVGQGPRDIALRSSILSIKNQALGGSLLHSHVQTFPEGSKQQQVTCYGYSDSNNDWFFDLPRALTEKGYRKEENDTNIEYIEADGIYRLVHKNTGRNLHTHPVQAPVTKSEWEVSAYGDANIGDAHDDWLIEIVDQRGSENKTRLHPLTSSFRIKSVQLGCYLAQTGNHLPEWGFRQSEVACLKNPFKRDKRTWWNIETHENSLLPPRPDDFEYPKTNFLKDFIHLNLAMMATNNALIPDSEKFDTLGSSAWEWPSLHVGLRMCGWGDENIKYYLLGTPASTWASTIAVLGCMVTVVVLFLRWNRQMINFKSNKDLNTFMMGAFYPLLCWGLHYMPFVIMSRVTYVHHYLPALYFALIILAYAFDAFLQLCNMRAPIKWLIFISYFAAVVACFYYFSPISFGMVGPISDYEYLNWLSSWTIVRDDRKG
- the GSH2 gene encoding glutathione synthase (similar to Saccharomyces cerevisiae GSH2 (YOL049W); ancestral locus Anc_7.82) encodes the protein MNMQSMWEDSKIAEHPPFPNVSESKIKENVLPQLNQWALVNGLVMQPTGSKSNDSRVAPVTLYPTPIPRTLYNEAKDLQKHYNKLYASIARNDGNWLSNEISKINDANFTKKLYEMYKRVESKQAIKLGVFRSDYLVTKDSKEIKQVEFNTISVSFGGLSTKAGEMHNFLNQVGSYMDDSDSFYDVRELPNSESSVFLTRGIANALAVYQPDPANSKKKENTLVAFIVEPNEVNIFDQKLIEFNLLRLYGIQCIRLTFDEVATKLEYSKDGNKRLILKGSGKEIGLVYYRTGYTETDYHNESHWKAREFLEASYAIKAPDLSIQLSGAKKVQQLLTDDKILSKFVDDASIRKSLRKTFVKIYPLDESELGKQGRKLAMETPEKFVLKPQREGGNHNIYKSDIPKYLSEIKKEDWNDYILMELIDAKENTENYIVRDNELIKEPIISELGIYGCILFDNQNIHSNEFSGSLLRSKIVSSNEGGVMAGHAALDSMCLV